One segment of Pseudobythopirellula maris DNA contains the following:
- a CDS encoding four helix bundle protein has translation MKDFQNLVVWQKAHQLTLSVYRDTRNFPSDERFGVTSQLRRSVSSIPANIAEGCGRGTDADFARFLQIAMGSASETEYHLRLSRDLSYLNQQQWDPLNQLTCEVKRMLAALLKKLKADR, from the coding sequence ATGAAGGACTTCCAAAACCTAGTCGTATGGCAAAAGGCCCATCAGCTGACTTTGAGCGTTTATCGAGACACGAGAAACTTCCCGAGCGATGAACGGTTCGGGGTGACCAGTCAATTGCGGAGGTCGGTGAGTTCGATACCGGCGAACATTGCTGAAGGCTGTGGAAGAGGCACCGACGCCGACTTCGCCCGCTTCTTGCAGATCGCCATGGGCTCCGCCTCCGAAACGGAATACCACCTGCGATTGTCCCGCGACCTGAGCTACCTAAACCAGCAGCAGTGGGACCCGCTCAACCAACTAACATGCGAAGTCAAGCGAATGCTTGCAGCGCTTCTTAAAAAGCTGAAAGCCGACCGCTGA
- the sucC gene encoding ADP-forming succinate--CoA ligase subunit beta: protein MKIHEFQAKQLFRQAGIAVPEGIVARTPEEASAAFDKLGGKIAVVKAQIHAGGRGKGTIKGSEQHGVELVKTAADAARVAKALLGGDLVTIQTGAEGQKVQQVLVEGGCDIARELYLGIVVDRGFQSPVLMVSTEGGMDIEKVAEETPELIHTAAFLPDSGLSDSDAKDLAVKLGLEGSSVGSAVALMQSVCKLFVELDSSLMEINPLVVTGAGDLMALDAKVTFDENAMFRHKDLLELRDTSEEDANELRAGEAGLSYVQLEGNIGCLVNGAGLAMSTMDLVKLHGGEPANFLDVGGGANKDQVTEAFRILLGDKNVKAVLVNIFGGIMQCTTIANAVLAAYKEVGFNVPLVVRLEGTEVEEGRKILAESGVDIIGAEGLTDAAKKVVAAANAA, encoded by the coding sequence ATGAAGATCCACGAATTCCAAGCCAAACAGCTCTTCCGCCAGGCCGGGATCGCCGTGCCCGAGGGCATTGTGGCCCGCACGCCCGAGGAGGCGTCGGCCGCTTTCGACAAGCTCGGCGGCAAAATCGCCGTCGTCAAAGCCCAGATCCACGCCGGCGGACGCGGCAAGGGCACGATCAAGGGCTCAGAACAGCACGGCGTTGAGCTGGTGAAAACCGCCGCCGACGCCGCCCGTGTCGCCAAGGCCCTTTTGGGGGGCGATCTGGTCACCATCCAGACCGGCGCCGAGGGCCAGAAGGTCCAGCAGGTGCTCGTCGAGGGCGGCTGCGACATCGCCCGCGAGCTCTACCTCGGCATCGTCGTCGATCGCGGCTTCCAGTCGCCGGTGCTGATGGTCTCGACCGAAGGGGGCATGGACATCGAAAAGGTGGCCGAAGAGACCCCCGAGCTGATCCACACCGCCGCATTCCTGCCCGACAGCGGCCTGTCCGATAGCGACGCCAAAGACCTCGCCGTTAAGTTGGGCCTCGAAGGCTCATCGGTCGGCTCGGCCGTGGCGCTGATGCAGTCGGTCTGCAAGCTGTTCGTCGAGCTGGACAGCAGCCTCATGGAGATCAACCCGCTGGTCGTCACCGGCGCCGGCGACCTGATGGCGCTCGACGCGAAGGTCACGTTCGACGAGAACGCCATGTTCCGTCACAAGGACCTCCTGGAGCTCCGCGACACGAGCGAAGAAGACGCCAACGAACTGCGCGCCGGCGAGGCGGGCCTCAGCTACGTGCAGCTCGAGGGCAACATCGGCTGCCTGGTGAACGGCGCCGGCCTCGCGATGAGCACCATGGACCTGGTGAAGCTGCACGGCGGCGAGCCGGCCAACTTCCTCGACGTCGGCGGCGGCGCCAACAAGGATCAAGTGACCGAAGCCTTCCGCATCCTGCTGGGCGACAAGAACGTCAAGGCGGTGCTGGTGAACATCTTCGGCGGCATCATGCAGTGCACGACGATCGCCAACGCCGTGCTGGCCGCCTACAAGGAAGTCGGATTCAACGTCCCGCTCGTCGTGAGGCTCGAAGGCACCGAGGTCGAAGAGGGCCGCAAGATCCTCGCTGAATCGGGGGTCGACATCATCGGCGCCGAGGGCCTCACCGACGCGGCGAAGAAGGTCGTAGCGGCGGCGAACGCCGCCTAG
- a CDS encoding Na(+)-translocating NADH-quinone reductase subunit A — MTHQFKLSKGFDLPIDGEPSQAVLDSPLVSTVGLVGDDYIGMKPTMLVSEGDSVEIGQPLFTDKKNHDVPFTAPAAGKVVAVNRGAKRKFESIVIELGEFAERRFVSYQDHNLAQLSRDDVRKNLIDSGLWTTLRSRPFGKIPAPDSAPHAIFVTAIDTNPLAADPQVVLADKPAEFKAGLEVLSRLTDGVTYLCKASGATLPGEDLSCVEVAEFDGPHPAGLPGTHMHLLAPVSLSRSNWHVNYQDVVAIGHLFLTGQLSNERTISLAGPAVGTPRLVKTIVGANLTELCLGESQANVRTVSGSVLSGRKSAAPVDFLGRYDLQVTRLVEGNHRDFIGWMLPGFGRFSLSRVYASAWPPLNTPSRRFKFTTSTEGSHRAIVPLGLYEKVLPLDLMPTALLKSLCTGDTEESQMLGCLELTEEDLGLCTFVCPSKNEYGPMLRKSLTTIEVEG; from the coding sequence ATGACCCACCAATTCAAATTGTCGAAGGGTTTCGACTTGCCGATCGATGGCGAGCCGAGCCAAGCGGTGCTCGACAGCCCGCTGGTCAGCACCGTGGGTTTGGTGGGAGACGATTACATCGGCATGAAGCCGACGATGCTGGTGAGCGAGGGCGATTCGGTCGAGATCGGCCAGCCGCTCTTTACCGACAAGAAGAACCACGACGTCCCCTTCACGGCGCCCGCCGCCGGCAAGGTGGTCGCTGTGAACCGCGGCGCGAAGCGTAAATTCGAGTCGATCGTCATCGAGCTTGGCGAGTTCGCCGAGCGGCGTTTCGTCTCGTACCAAGACCACAACCTCGCCCAGCTTTCGCGCGACGACGTCCGGAAGAACCTGATCGACTCGGGATTGTGGACCACGCTGCGGTCGCGGCCGTTCGGCAAGATCCCGGCGCCCGATTCGGCCCCGCACGCGATCTTCGTCACCGCGATCGACACGAACCCGCTGGCGGCCGACCCGCAGGTGGTGCTCGCCGACAAGCCGGCCGAGTTCAAGGCGGGTCTGGAAGTTCTGAGCCGACTCACCGATGGCGTGACTTACCTCTGCAAGGCCTCTGGCGCCACGCTTCCGGGCGAAGATCTCAGCTGCGTCGAGGTCGCCGAGTTCGATGGCCCCCACCCGGCCGGCCTGCCGGGAACGCACATGCACCTGCTGGCGCCGGTCTCGCTCAGCCGCTCCAACTGGCACGTCAACTACCAAGACGTCGTGGCGATCGGCCACCTGTTCCTCACGGGGCAGCTGAGCAACGAGCGGACGATTTCGCTCGCCGGACCGGCGGTCGGCACGCCGCGGCTGGTCAAAACGATCGTCGGCGCCAACCTCACCGAGCTCTGCTTGGGCGAGTCGCAAGCCAACGTCCGCACGGTAAGCGGCTCGGTCCTGTCGGGCCGCAAGTCCGCCGCGCCGGTCGACTTTTTGGGCCGCTACGACCTGCAAGTCACCCGCTTGGTCGAGGGCAACCACCGCGATTTCATCGGCTGGATGCTGCCGGGCTTCGGCCGCTTCTCGCTGTCGAGAGTTTACGCCTCGGCGTGGCCGCCGCTCAACACGCCGAGCCGGCGGTTCAAGTTCACCACGTCGACCGAGGGGAGCCACCGGGCGATCGTGCCGCTGGGTCTGTACGAGAAGGTGCTGCCGCTCGACCTGATGCCGACCGCGTTGCTCAAGTCGCTCTGCACCGGCGACACGGAAGAGTCGCAGATGCTCGGCTGCCTGGAGCTGACCGAAGAGGACCTGGGGCTCTGCACGTTTGTTTGCCCCAGCAAGAACGAGTACGGCCCGATGCTCCGCAAGAGTTTGACCACGATCGAGGTCGAAGGCTAA
- a CDS encoding NADH:ubiquinone reductase (Na(+)-transporting) subunit B, whose protein sequence is MKFLRQTFDLVEPHFTKGGKLEKLYPVYESIDTFLFTPGQVTKTGPHVRDSLDMKRMMSMVIIALGPCILMAMYNTGYQANLAIAEYGAEPLSDTLTEYVREPVMEFLGLPHDPTNHASNFVYGALWFLPVYLVTMVVGGHLELLFAVVRGHEINEGFLVTGMLFPLTLPPTIPLWQVALGIAFGVVIGKEIFGGTGKNFLNPALTGRAFLYFAHASFMSGDKVWTAAAADELGIDGYTNATTLTGLAATQVTPGQSVDIVASSTQNLTFWDCFWGLIPGSMGETSTFCCLLGAAILIASGIGSWRIMSGVVLGALAMGAVLFAFRDMSDNPLAYMNPFWHLVVGGFAFGTVFMATDPVSASMTETGKWWYGGLIGVMTILIRTINPAFAEGIMLAILFGNVMAPLIDYAVIQGNVKRRAARYATT, encoded by the coding sequence ATGAAGTTCCTCCGCCAAACCTTCGACCTGGTCGAGCCTCACTTCACCAAGGGGGGCAAGCTCGAGAAGCTCTACCCGGTGTACGAGTCGATCGACACGTTCCTCTTCACGCCGGGGCAGGTCACCAAGACCGGCCCGCACGTGCGCGACAGCCTCGACATGAAGCGGATGATGTCGATGGTCATCATCGCGCTGGGGCCGTGCATCCTGATGGCGATGTACAACACCGGTTACCAGGCCAACTTGGCGATCGCCGAGTACGGCGCCGAGCCGCTCTCTGACACGCTCACCGAGTACGTACGTGAGCCGGTCATGGAGTTCTTGGGGCTGCCTCACGACCCGACCAACCACGCGTCTAACTTCGTGTACGGCGCCCTGTGGTTCCTGCCCGTTTACCTCGTGACGATGGTCGTCGGCGGCCACCTCGAGCTGCTGTTCGCCGTGGTGCGGGGGCACGAGATCAACGAGGGCTTCCTCGTCACCGGCATGCTGTTCCCGCTCACGCTGCCCCCCACGATACCGCTCTGGCAGGTCGCCCTGGGCATCGCCTTCGGTGTGGTGATCGGCAAAGAAATCTTTGGCGGCACGGGCAAGAACTTCCTCAACCCGGCGCTCACCGGGCGGGCGTTCTTGTACTTCGCCCACGCCTCGTTCATGTCGGGCGACAAGGTCTGGACCGCGGCTGCGGCAGACGAGCTGGGCATCGACGGCTACACGAACGCGACCACCCTCACCGGTTTGGCCGCCACGCAAGTGACGCCCGGCCAGTCGGTCGACATCGTCGCCTCCTCGACGCAGAACCTCACCTTCTGGGACTGCTTCTGGGGCCTGATCCCCGGCTCGATGGGCGAGACCTCCACTTTCTGTTGCCTGCTCGGCGCCGCGATCCTGATCGCCAGCGGCATCGGCTCGTGGCGGATCATGAGCGGCGTGGTGCTCGGCGCCTTGGCGATGGGGGCTGTGCTGTTCGCGTTCCGCGACATGTCCGACAACCCGCTGGCTTACATGAATCCCTTCTGGCACTTGGTCGTGGGCGGTTTCGCCTTCGGCACGGTGTTCATGGCGACCGACCCGGTGTCGGCCTCGATGACCGAGACGGGCAAATGGTGGTACGGCGGGCTCATCGGAGTGATGACCATCCTGATCCGCACGATCAACCCCGCGTTCGCCGAGGGCATTATGCTGGCGATCTTGTTCGGCAACGTCATGGCGCCGCTCATCGATTACGCCGTGATTCAAGGCAACGTCAAACGGAGGGCCGCCCGCTATGCCACCACGTGA
- a CDS encoding Na(+)-translocating NADH-quinone reductase subunit C, with product MPPRDSTIGTFMVAAILCVVCSVLVSIAAVALKPQQDRNKKLDEKKNVLLAAGLAEPSATAKEIDAIFEESIERVLIDLASGEPVDPETVDPEKYDPIEAASDEEMNVEISPAGALPGIAEREPYAFVYKIKEGDAVTGYVLPIYGKGLWSTLYGFLAVEADANTVLGITYYQHGETPGLGGEVDNYGWKSLWPGKKIYGAEGDVMLGVVKGSGSGEHQIDGLSGATITSKGVDQMIKYWLGEGGFGPYLQKQTSDEAAVVAMVGRRAG from the coding sequence ATGCCACCACGTGACAGCACTATAGGCACCTTCATGGTCGCCGCGATCCTGTGTGTCGTCTGCTCGGTGCTGGTCTCCATCGCCGCGGTGGCGCTCAAGCCGCAGCAAGACCGCAACAAGAAGCTCGACGAGAAGAAGAACGTGCTGCTGGCGGCCGGCTTGGCCGAGCCGAGCGCGACGGCTAAGGAGATCGACGCGATCTTCGAGGAGAGCATCGAGCGCGTGCTGATCGACCTGGCTTCCGGCGAGCCGGTGGACCCGGAGACGGTCGACCCCGAGAAGTACGACCCGATCGAGGCGGCCAGCGACGAGGAGATGAACGTCGAGATCAGCCCCGCCGGCGCCCTGCCCGGCATCGCCGAGCGTGAGCCGTACGCCTTCGTTTACAAGATCAAAGAGGGCGACGCGGTCACCGGCTACGTGCTGCCGATCTACGGCAAGGGCCTGTGGTCGACGCTCTACGGCTTCCTTGCCGTCGAGGCGGACGCCAACACGGTGCTCGGCATCACTTACTACCAGCACGGCGAGACCCCCGGTCTCGGCGGCGAGGTCGACAACTACGGTTGGAAGTCGCTGTGGCCCGGCAAGAAGATCTACGGCGCCGAGGGCGACGTGATGCTCGGCGTGGTCAAGGGCTCCGGCAGCGGCGAGCACCAGATCGACGGCCTGTCGGGCGCCACGATCACGTCGAAGGGCGTCGACCAGATGATCAAGTACTGGCTCGGCGAGGGCGGCTTCGGGCCGTACCTCCAGAAGCAGACGAGCGACGAAGCAGCTGTTGTCGCGATGGTCGGCCGCCGCGCCGGCTGA
- a CDS encoding NADH:ubiquinone reductase (Na(+)-transporting) subunit D, with the protein MAESKAKDVLLDPIFNNNPIALQVLGICSALAVTTKLETSIIMAIAVTAVTACSSAAVSAVRQYIPSSIRIIVQMTIIASMVIVVDQVLKAYAFQASKTMSVFVGLIITNCIVMGRAEGFAMKNPPWMSFLDGVGNALGYSLILIVVGFFRELFGSGKLLGFVVLPRTTDGGWYEPNGLMLLPPSAFFLIGAFIWILRTFKPDQIEEG; encoded by the coding sequence ATGGCCGAGTCGAAAGCAAAAGACGTCCTGCTCGACCCGATTTTCAACAACAACCCCATCGCGCTGCAGGTGCTCGGCATCTGCTCCGCCCTGGCGGTCACCACGAAGCTCGAGACCTCGATCATCATGGCGATCGCCGTGACGGCCGTGACGGCCTGCTCGAGCGCGGCGGTGAGCGCCGTGCGGCAGTACATCCCGAGCAGCATCCGCATCATCGTGCAGATGACGATCATCGCCTCGATGGTGATCGTCGTCGACCAGGTCCTCAAGGCCTACGCCTTCCAGGCCTCCAAGACGATGAGCGTGTTCGTCGGCCTGATCATCACCAACTGCATCGTGATGGGCCGTGCCGAGGGCTTTGCGATGAAGAACCCGCCCTGGATGTCGTTCCTCGACGGAGTCGGCAACGCGTTGGGCTACAGCCTGATCTTGATCGTGGTGGGCTTCTTCCGCGAGTTGTTCGGATCGGGCAAGTTGCTCGGCTTCGTCGTGCTGCCCCGCACCACCGACGGCGGCTGGTACGAGCCGAACGGCCTGATGCTGCTGCCCCCCAGCGCGTTCTTCTTGATCGGCGCCTTTATCTGGATCCTGCGGACCTTCAAGCCGGACCAGATCGAAGAGGGTTAG
- the nqrE gene encoding NADH:ubiquinone reductase (Na(+)-transporting) subunit E — MVEHHLEIFLKSIFVENLALAFFLGMCTFLAVSKNVKMALGLGAAVIVIMGLTIPANNLIYQFLVKKGALSWAGESYAGIDLSFLGLISYIGTIAAMVQILEMTLDRFFPTLYNQLGIFLPLITVNCAILGGSLFMVERNYTFGESVTYGLGAGFGWALAICALAGIREKMKYSDVPKGLQGLGITFMTVGLMALAFMSFGGM, encoded by the coding sequence ATGGTCGAACACCACTTAGAGATCTTCCTCAAATCGATCTTCGTCGAGAACCTGGCGCTCGCCTTCTTCCTGGGCATGTGCACGTTCCTCGCCGTGTCGAAGAACGTGAAGATGGCCCTTGGCCTCGGCGCCGCGGTGATCGTGATCATGGGCCTCACGATCCCGGCCAACAACCTGATTTACCAGTTCCTGGTGAAGAAGGGCGCGCTGAGTTGGGCCGGCGAGAGCTACGCCGGCATCGACCTCTCGTTCCTCGGCCTGATCTCCTACATCGGCACGATCGCCGCGATGGTGCAGATCCTCGAGATGACGCTCGATCGCTTCTTCCCGACGCTCTACAACCAGCTGGGCATCTTCCTGCCGCTGATTACAGTGAACTGCGCCATCTTGGGTGGCTCGCTGTTCATGGTGGAGCGCAACTACACGTTCGGCGAGAGCGTCACGTACGGCCTCGGCGCCGGCTTCGGCTGGGCGCTCGCCATCTGCGCGTTGGCCGGCATCCGTGAGAAGATGAAGTACAGCGACGTGCCCAAGGGCCTCCAGGGCCTGGGCATCACGTTCATGACCGTCGGCCTGATGGCGCTGGCGTTCATGTCGTTCGGCGGGATGTGA
- the nqrF gene encoding NADH:ubiquinone reductase (Na(+)-transporting) subunit F, which translates to METITILLGVLMFTLVVLVLVAIILAAKSQLVASGPVKILVNDQKEITVPAGGKLLGALSDAGIFVSSACGGGGTCAQCEVKIKSGGGDILPTEKAHITKKEAQEGCRLSCQVAVKQDMVVEVPPEAFETKKWECEVISNHNVATFIKEFKLKLPEGEDVNFKAGGYIQIECPPHVAAYKDFDIEEEYREDWDKYDVWRYVSKVDEPVVRAYSMANYPGEKGIIMLNIRVASPPPRAPEGTPPGKMSSYIFNQKPGDKVTISGPYGEFFIKDTDAEMVYIGGGAGMAPLRSHIFELFKNLKTGRKVSYWYGGRSLRELFYIDHFREIEKEFPNFKFNIALSEPLPEDNWTGYTGFIHQVLHDEYLKDHPAPEDVEYYICGPPMMNAAVFKLLDDLGVEQENIAYDDFGG; encoded by the coding sequence ATGGAAACCATAACCATTCTCCTCGGCGTCTTGATGTTCACCCTCGTGGTGCTCGTCCTCGTGGCGATTATCCTCGCGGCCAAGAGCCAGCTCGTGGCTTCGGGGCCGGTGAAGATCTTGGTGAACGATCAGAAAGAGATCACCGTTCCGGCCGGCGGCAAGCTGCTCGGCGCGTTGTCCGACGCGGGGATCTTCGTCTCCAGCGCGTGCGGCGGCGGCGGCACCTGCGCCCAGTGCGAGGTGAAGATCAAGTCGGGCGGCGGCGACATCCTGCCGACCGAGAAGGCCCACATCACGAAGAAGGAGGCCCAGGAGGGCTGCCGCCTGTCGTGCCAGGTGGCCGTGAAGCAAGACATGGTGGTCGAGGTCCCGCCCGAAGCGTTCGAGACCAAGAAGTGGGAGTGCGAGGTCATCTCGAACCACAACGTGGCCACGTTCATCAAGGAGTTCAAGCTCAAGCTCCCCGAGGGCGAGGACGTGAACTTCAAGGCGGGCGGCTACATCCAGATCGAGTGCCCCCCGCACGTCGCCGCCTACAAGGACTTCGACATCGAGGAGGAGTACCGCGAGGACTGGGACAAGTACGACGTCTGGCGTTACGTGTCGAAGGTCGACGAGCCGGTCGTGCGGGCATACTCGATGGCCAACTACCCGGGCGAGAAGGGCATCATCATGCTCAACATCCGGGTCGCCAGCCCGCCGCCCCGCGCCCCCGAGGGCACCCCGCCGGGCAAGATGTCGAGCTACATCTTCAACCAGAAGCCGGGCGACAAGGTCACGATCTCCGGCCCCTACGGCGAGTTCTTCATCAAGGACACCGACGCCGAGATGGTTTACATCGGCGGCGGCGCCGGCATGGCGCCCCTCCGCAGCCACATCTTCGAGTTGTTCAAGAACCTCAAGACCGGCCGCAAGGTGAGCTACTGGTACGGCGGCCGCAGCCTGCGGGAGCTGTTCTACATCGACCACTTCCGCGAGATCGAGAAGGAGTTCCCGAACTTCAAGTTCAACATCGCCCTCTCCGAGCCGCTGCCCGAGGACAACTGGACCGGCTACACCGGCTTCATCCACCAGGTGCTGCACGACGAGTACCTCAAGGACCACCCGGCGCCCGAGGACGTGGAGTACTACATCTGTGGCCCGCCGATGATGAACGCCGCGGTGTTCAAGCTGCTGGACGACCTCGGTGTGGAGCAAGAGAACATCGCCTACGACGACTTTGGCGGCTGA
- a CDS encoding FAD:protein FMN transferase: MISACVWLLFLATVAGCGEHGPEIVGFSGPTMGTQYHIRVIAGETTPDAPELQARVDQRLVEINRRMSTYDPESELSRFNTSESDDWFEVSAETAEVVSYSLGLARDSGGAFDPTVGPVVNLWGFGPGKRRTKPPTDDEVEAALARVGHTKVEARVEPPALRKSPGVYVDLSAVAKGYGVDAVARLLDNAGATAYMVEIGGEVRTRGTKPGGAPWRIGVEAPSDHAPAEGGQRVNRVVELSGGSVATSGDYRNYFEYEGRRYSHTVDPTTGRPVAHTLATVSVLAESCMEADATATALLVLGPAAGYDWAVERGVAALFVTRQADSDEEGHAHSDEFTTRATAAWDAAQPEAPAEAQSEELP, encoded by the coding sequence ATGATCAGCGCGTGTGTGTGGCTGCTGTTCTTGGCCACGGTGGCGGGTTGCGGCGAACATGGCCCCGAGATAGTCGGCTTCAGCGGCCCCACGATGGGCACGCAGTACCACATCCGGGTGATCGCCGGCGAGACGACGCCGGACGCCCCCGAGCTGCAAGCCCGGGTCGACCAACGGCTCGTTGAGATCAACCGTCGGATGTCGACCTACGACCCCGAGTCGGAGCTGTCGCGGTTCAACACGAGCGAGTCGGACGACTGGTTCGAGGTCTCGGCCGAGACCGCCGAGGTGGTGTCCTACTCGCTGGGGCTCGCCCGGGATTCGGGCGGGGCGTTCGACCCCACGGTGGGGCCGGTGGTGAACCTGTGGGGCTTTGGCCCGGGCAAGCGTCGCACGAAGCCGCCGACCGACGACGAGGTCGAAGCCGCCCTGGCGCGGGTTGGCCACACGAAGGTCGAGGCCCGCGTTGAGCCGCCGGCTTTGCGCAAATCGCCGGGCGTCTACGTCGATCTGTCGGCGGTCGCTAAAGGCTACGGCGTCGACGCCGTAGCCCGGTTGCTCGACAACGCCGGCGCCACGGCTTACATGGTCGAGATCGGCGGCGAGGTTCGCACCCGCGGCACCAAGCCGGGCGGCGCCCCGTGGCGGATCGGCGTCGAGGCGCCGAGCGACCACGCCCCCGCCGAAGGCGGCCAACGGGTCAATCGCGTGGTCGAACTGTCGGGCGGGTCGGTCGCCACTTCGGGGGACTACCGCAACTACTTTGAGTACGAGGGGCGGCGTTACTCGCACACGGTCGATCCCACTACCGGCAGGCCGGTCGCCCACACGCTCGCCACCGTGAGTGTGCTGGCCGAGTCTTGCATGGAAGCCGACGCCACCGCGACGGCGTTGTTGGTCCTCGGTCCCGCGGCGGGGTACGATTGGGCCGTGGAACGCGGCGTCGCCGCCCTGTTCGTCACCCGCCAAGCGGACTCCGACGAAGAAGGACACGCCCACTCCGACGAATTCACCACCCGCGCGACAGCCGCCTGGGACGCCGCCCAACCCGAGGCTCCAGCCGAGGCCCAATCCGAGGAACTGCCGTGA
- a CDS encoding (Na+)-NQR maturation NqrM: MIQTFLIVLAIFGVAFAGMAIGVIVSNRRIKGTCGGLNNFKDGSGNSVCDACTTPSPSCTGNPQNREAQAVEG, translated from the coding sequence GTGATCCAAACCTTCCTGATCGTGCTCGCCATCTTCGGGGTCGCCTTTGCCGGCATGGCCATCGGCGTGATCGTCAGCAATCGCCGCATCAAAGGGACCTGCGGCGGGCTGAACAACTTCAAGGACGGGTCGGGCAATTCGGTGTGCGACGCCTGCACGACCCCCTCGCCGAGCTGCACGGGCAATCCCCAGAATCGTGAAGCTCAGGCCGTTGAGGGCTGA
- a CDS encoding glycosyltransferase family 39 protein, giving the protein MPAAHSLTKRAERWWVFGILLVSLLFHALTIRGQGLFVDEMAELLHARAPAGELLWLADSSPPLYSLMLQGWVALFGKGEQARWLSVTFSLTTIVVVWRWGRMLGGPALGVAAAAAVALCPLQLFYAQFIRSYALLTLLAAGAACAATRAIDTDRPRDWALFAVIGALGVYAHYYFVVTLLVLGLALIVQRGWRMGRRPVAAALAIAVLAAPAAPMLLSDFSYQKELRASRPMSAAAVAFTGFSWFSGYSLGPSKNELQVISGGQAARQAAPWGLAILLCTAPLLWRGARRLRREKRLATIALLVVAPTLIVGLLGAASGITYNPRFVAWCVAPLSVWLAAGMVGGVSGETKWPARLATLGLAAIAFVAVSNRHSVDRYAFEDLRGVSAWLDENAEAGEPVFVVSDYLTYLVTFYDGSQSLDLHEFPTPGERDVAVRSEQEAGQALRVASRLSRGGALWLVYSRPFHGDPEGLLLAAMKRDAGAELAVRLPGVDIYRGAVRAE; this is encoded by the coding sequence ATGCCCGCAGCCCACTCGCTCACGAAGCGCGCCGAGCGATGGTGGGTCTTTGGGATCTTGCTCGTCTCGCTGCTATTCCACGCGCTGACGATCCGCGGCCAGGGGCTGTTTGTCGATGAGATGGCCGAGCTGCTGCACGCCCGTGCGCCCGCCGGCGAGCTGCTGTGGCTGGCCGACTCGAGCCCGCCGCTCTACTCGTTGATGCTCCAAGGTTGGGTCGCGCTGTTCGGCAAGGGGGAGCAAGCCCGTTGGCTCTCGGTGACGTTTTCACTCACGACCATCGTCGTCGTGTGGCGGTGGGGCCGTATGCTCGGCGGGCCTGCCTTGGGTGTTGCGGCCGCCGCGGCGGTGGCTCTCTGCCCGCTGCAGCTGTTCTATGCGCAGTTCATCCGCTCCTACGCCCTGCTGACCCTGCTCGCCGCCGGCGCGGCCTGCGCCGCGACGAGGGCGATCGACACCGATCGGCCACGCGACTGGGCGTTGTTCGCCGTGATCGGCGCTCTGGGGGTCTACGCCCACTACTACTTTGTGGTGACGCTCTTGGTGCTGGGGCTCGCGTTGATTGTGCAACGTGGCTGGCGCATGGGGCGGCGCCCCGTGGCCGCCGCTCTGGCGATCGCCGTGCTCGCCGCGCCGGCGGCGCCGATGCTCCTCAGCGATTTCTCGTACCAGAAAGAGCTGCGGGCCTCGCGGCCGATGTCGGCCGCGGCCGTGGCGTTCACCGGGTTCTCGTGGTTCAGCGGTTACTCGCTCGGCCCATCGAAGAACGAGTTGCAAGTGATTTCGGGCGGCCAGGCGGCCCGCCAAGCCGCCCCGTGGGGCCTCGCCATCCTGCTCTGCACGGCGCCGCTCTTGTGGCGCGGCGCGAGGCGGCTCCGCCGCGAGAAGCGGCTCGCCACGATCGCACTGCTGGTCGTCGCTCCGACGCTGATCGTCGGCCTGCTCGGCGCCGCCAGCGGCATCACTTACAACCCACGGTTTGTCGCCTGGTGCGTGGCGCCGCTGAGCGTGTGGCTCGCTGCCGGCATGGTGGGCGGGGTGAGCGGCGAAACGAAGTGGCCGGCTCGGCTGGCGACGCTCGGGCTGGCGGCGATCGCCTTCGTGGCCGTCTCGAATCGCCACTCGGTTGATCGCTACGCCTTCGAAGACCTGCGCGGCGTCTCGGCCTGGCTTGATGAGAACGCCGAGGCGGGAGAGCCGGTGTTCGTTGTGAGCGACTACCTGACGTACCTCGTCACGTTCTACGACGGATCGCAATCGCTCGACTTGCACGAATTCCCCACGCCCGGCGAGCGAGACGTGGCCGTCCGCAGCGAGCAAGAGGCCGGCCAGGCGTTGCGGGTCGCCAGCCGTTTGTCGCGGGGCGGGGCGCTATGGCTCGTTTACTCCCGGCCGTTCCACGGCGACCCGGAGGGCCTGCTGCTGGCGGCCATGAAACGCGACGCCGGCGCCGAACTCGCCGTGCGGCTGCCGGGCGTGGACATCTACCGCGGCGCGGTGCGGGCCGAGTGA